The sequence below is a genomic window from Monodelphis domestica isolate mMonDom1 chromosome 2, mMonDom1.pri, whole genome shotgun sequence.
TTCTGCTATTTCTAAATAACTCTATTTATCTATTAAAGAGTCATTTCTTTCAAGCTAGAAGGTACCTTCAATGTCAAAGAATatgacttcctcattttacagatgagtaaactgagatccagaaagtttaagtgatttgctaaaggCCACACAGTTAGTTCAGGCTAGGGGATGGGATTAGATCCTGGGTGATTCTGATTCCAACTTCAGTGCTAAATTCTCTATGTTCAGTTGCCACTATAAGGAGAACTATAGAAATACAGATGAGGATTGTGCTGGCCAGCCCAGGATCTCATAATTTGAGAAAGTAGTAACGAGAAGACAGGAGAATATTATAGGGAATTGGCAGCTGTGTTGTCTGCACACACAGTACTCAGTAAGTCAGTTCCCTAGTGAGAACCAATGAAACCCAGGAGAAGAAACCAAGAAATTCTCCAAGTATTGTTTTTCTCAATTTGAAGACCGAGCTTTGGTGTTCCTTGTCCTAGTCTTGGTTGTCTCCTCTTAATCCTAGTCACTAATTAGGGAAAGGAAGGATCTGGGTCGTAATGACTCCCCAGGGTTACAGTGACACACAATTACTGAACAGGGTGTGGGAATAACTcttgacaaaaaagagaaaggaaaacaactttgatgATGCTCTTCGGGATGCCTGTTTAGAGCAATGTCTGTGGAGAGGAGGCTGTTTGGGGAATGACACTGTTCAAGGGAGTGAGGTCAGAACAGTATAATACAAAGAGCTAGAAGGAGGTGGATTTCTTTCATTCATCTAAAGATTTATGAAGATGACAGGGGGGAAGCAGAAGAGCTGGAGAGTGGCAATAGTTCTGGAAAATTTACTTGGGAGTATtctagaggagaaagggaaatatacTCAGGAGTCTCTGAAACCAAATACCTGCTTAGCTAGAAGTCTTGGGGTTATTTTTCTGGGAATGAAGTAGAACatattgtttgttgattatttGAGAGACTTTAACTCACATTGGGACTTGGCAActattaataaatagaaaaaaattgtttcatgACTCAaaggtgggtttttttaaatttcatggatGACCCACACTTCCATGAATCAGGGCCTATTTGTCTTCAGTCTTCAGATGGGTGATGGTAATAAGGTAAGTAGATAGGGAGTTAAGTTGCTGAGAAAAAAGCAAGCTGCTAATGGAAAATGGGATGGtgagggaaaggaaaataatgggtATAAGATATAGGGAGAAAGACAGTAGGGGATCAGCTTAGAATAAATGCAGAAGTGACTATGTTGAAATGATCATGGAAAGGAAGTTTCCAACccatttttatttacttctagCTTTGTGAGTCCCTTGAAAAGTTTTCTACTGGAGAACTTTGTGTCTTTCTACCTTACTTGCCCCTCTGTCTCATACAAAATCTTTCAgtcctgtttttaaaattcaatctcTTCTCTccaaaacttttttaaatctcTCCATAGACTCTCATTGTCCTCCAAAGTCAAAGTATGAATCTGTCTTTCATATCttaagtatgtatgtgtgtgttagtGACATGAGTTTAGAAAATTTCCAACATGGAGAATCTCACCATTGAAGCAAATTGACAACAGATCTGAAAATTAAAGTCTTAGACAATTCCCTTGGGTCACTAAGCAACTTGTCCTTGGCATATGGCTACTTGGCATTCATTGTTGCTAGTGGATACTTGGCATTCGTAACTGCATAGAAAGTCCTCTGTCTCCTATGAGATATTCCAATATCTTTCCAAAACATATCTCTTTGAGTAAGACTCTCTAGGTTGATGTGAATGGCAAAGGATTATTCCAGTTTCTGTGAACTGCATTTTCCCCAGGAATTCTTCCACCCATTGCCACACTTCAAGGCCACAAAAATGATCTCAGAGACCTAATatgttattgaaaaaataaaaaccaagttcATGAAAATAATGCTGAAGTAATTTTGTAACATGACTGTTTTGATCTAGAAAGACTTGTGGCCCTTGGATATCACTTTCCTGTTTAAATCTGGGGATGAATCTACCACAGACAATGTCAGAGATGAAGAGCCAGAGCACTAATAAGGTAAGGGAGCCCAATGGTTGGAAGAAAATCTTGGTAGTACTTGATTCATCTACCTGTCTTTCAGTCAGTCTCTTGGACATTCAGTCAGCACAATATGGATGTTACCTTCTTTTTGCACAGAATATTGTGGCACCAGTATGACTCAATAACAATTTTGGTCCCATAAGTAAGAGTTATCAAATTAGATCTGCCTATTCTCAGTTGTCTTAACTTAGGGAAGAATTGTAGTCTCTtaggacctcaatttccttatctgtacattGGGAGAAATAACACCTTATGAAATGCCAATTAATGAATAGAattgaaagtgctttgaaaaatctTTCAAGTACAATATCAATTTAAGCACTCTCTTTTTTACAGTATTACGGGGAATGGTAGAAGAAACAACAGAAATAGAAAGTTTATTCCCTATCTTTGGAGAGTTTATAATGTACTTGAAGGGATACTCTGCTGTGCATGGAACTgattatggaaggaaggaaggaaggaaggaaggaaggaaggaaggaaggaaggaaggaaggaagaaaggaacgaaggaaggaaggaaggaaggaaggagggaaggaaggaaggaaggaaggaaggaaggaaggaaggaaggaaggaaggaaggaaggaaggaaggaaggaaggaaggaaggaaggagggaattgtTAAACACCTGCTATATGTCATGTAGTATActaaatactttattatttttgcctCAGGAATACAAGGGACAAGGGCCATTGGTTCTTTCCACCTTAGATTGGCATCTTCACCCTGTGTACCAAAGAGAGTAGTGGAATGGGGAATCTGAGGTAGAGAgtggttaagagatttgcccaaagtcacccagccaATAAGTAGGACATCTAGAATTcaaatcaaattattttccttccgGATACATCATTGTTGCCACCACAACACCCTGATTTTTAGTAAGTCTTCATACAGAATCTGACtgttatttaaaataatcaattcaGGACCTCACAAATACAGATGCTACTCTTAGTCCTCAACAGAATAAATAGAATCTCATAAAAGGATTAATTTTTTGAGCCAACTTATAAAAAATCACACCAATGGGACTACATTTTGTATGTTcaatggaaaggggaaaaatgaaaatcagaatAGGTCAAATTAATAGTATATAGAAtgcttcttttattgctatttatCTATAGTATAGTAGATAAAGAGTTGAGTTCTGATCCTGGAAATCTTGTTTTGAAGTCCTCTCTCTGACACTAAATAGCTGAgcaatcttgagcaagtcatttaagctttcAACACTAGGCAACTTTCCAAAAAAAGTTACATAAAAGGTTATGATCCAGTTCTTCACTAGTTCCTTAAGCCAATAAAGCCATAGAATAATAATGGAAAAAGGAAGACTGTTCAAGTGAGAACAGGAAATCCACGAAGTATATAAATAAGGAATTGTCAAGAGAGAGGTTGAGGCAGGATATATAGATTGGAGAATTATCAGCACacagatggtaattaaatccatgggaaatGATGAAAGTGATAAGTAAAGTAAcatagagggaggagagaagaggtagCAGGACAGAACCTTGAAGGATTCTTTCAGTTAAAGGATGTGGTCTGCCAGAGGATCTATAAGTGAAGACTGAGATGAAAAGGTCAGGAGGGCAACTAGAAATGATGCTGACCATCTGATGACTAAGAATTAAAATGAGACAGTACAAATTCTTCTACTTTAagtcaacaaacaattattaaatacctattttcTGCAAGGTATTGTACATTTGGGCATtagggattaaatttatttttaattcagtgCTACCAGACATAAAATGATATATTCCCACTGAAATGACTCCACAACCCTTACTTTATTCTGTTAAAGGTTGTTTGCTTGttatctccctctcccccacttgGGACTGAGTTCCttgaaaacaaagccttttgggGACTTTCTTTGAACGCTAGCCCTTAGAACAGTCTCTGATACACAGCTGACACTTATTAACTGCTAGTTGACTTGACttgatatatacaaataaatccaATACAACTAGCATGTGAAAAGTTAAAGTAACTATTTTAACAATGTTCTCAAAGCAGCTGAGAGTGAAGATTCCATTTCTATCAGGGGATTGTAAGACTTCATGGAGAAAATAGCACCTGAACTAATCAAAtctggaaagaagaggagaatttGAACTGCTTGAGACATAGGAAAGAATTCTAGTTGAGGTTGGGGATAGCAATGTGAGTGTGTgattgtgtgtgtatttgtgtgtgtgtgtgagtgagtgttgtgagtgtgtgtgcacTGAGTTGGAGAAGAGTAGAACAAAAGTGGAAACAAGTGAATAACCCAGTATTACTAGAATATAGACTGAATGAAAGGAAGAGTAATAAATATAGCTTGAAAAATGATTTGGCTCTAGATTGATTGTGAAGTATTGTATTAAATCATGGGCAAAGGTGCCCCTCATTTATCTTAGGACCAAGTAGGTGGCAAAGTGAATGGgactctggacctggaatcatgTAGAACTAAgctcaaatcaggcctcagacacttaaaaggtatgtgaccctggtcaattcactaaattctgtttgcctccatttcctcatttattaaatgaggaTCATTATCATGATCATGGCTGACTGGGACTTACCATAAGCCATGAGAAAATTGGAATCTGGTGGGTAGATGAAGATCTTAAAATAGGAATTCCCTAGACTTACTGAGATCAATGTTCCTacaacatttaaatatatatataatatatattatagatatagatatagatatagatgatgatgatgaaggaaACCCCAGGTCAAGATGTAATCTAAATAattacatttttcaaaagaaaaaataggaacttTAGTAAAATAACAGAATAATTGTTCTATGTCATTTTCTGGATTTCATTCTGTTGGGCActccatgtatatatgtatatagtctcTTTTTTCTGGTGGTTTTAAGGATTTTCTTTATCAATGTAATTCTGAAGTTTGATGATGGGCTGTACGGAACTGAATTTTCAATTTCTGTGAATTTCAATGGTTAGCGTCTAtggattgtatttatttttatagtcaagaatgtattaagtgtttactgtatTAAACCCTGTACTAATTTCTGggaatatataaagataaaatgaaaacaaaacaaaattgtccttttcttcaaagagctcacattctaatgggggaggcagcTTATGAAtaactgcatatatatatatatgtgtgtgtgtgtatttatatgcatgtatagtatatatgcatgtatagtatactatatatgtgcatatatagtaGATGAAAGGAATTCTCAGCTGGGAAGGTGCTAGCAGTGAGCAGGACTAGAAAGGTCTCCTGAAGATGGTGGGATTTGACCTGACTCAAAGATAGTCAGGAGAACTGAgttggaggaaaggaagaagtgaaTTTTAGTGATGAGAGCGAAGCAGGGCTAAGGCAGTACTGGGTttattgtggtggtggtggtggtggtggtattttgtttcttcctgaagaaaatagagaggCCCGTGTAACTGGTCATCGAGTGCAAGGAGGAAAGCAATGgctaagaagcctggaaagggagaaagaggccaggttatgaaggtTATGCCAAACAGAAGACATTGTCTTTAACTTTGAAGGCAACCATGTgttttattaaaagtaaattgACGTGGGTCTATctatagttaaataaaaataattttggaagttAAGGGGAAGATGTATatttgttgtttcattttttacattctggatatttttcttgaataattgGGATATAGTAATTAGATTGTTTTCTAGTTTACATTTTCCTGAACCTCAAAGCTTTCGAAGATGCTGGAATTATTCAGAGAAAGGATGGTTGTATCTGAAGTCAGAGGTCTTAGATTTAAATCCTAGTTCTGCATTTTATTGCCTGTGTGACACTAGcctcaatatttttttctattatttttttttcctcttagctCTGATTATGTGGAGcctggagcatctaggtggcatagAGAATAGACTGCTGGTTGTGGAGTatggaagacttgatttcaaatccatcctcagacattagctgtatgaccctgggcaagtcacttaaccctatttgcctcaatttcttcatctataaaataagctcaagaagaaaatagcaaaccattacAGTGAAATTCCCCAGAAGAGGTCACATAGAGTCAAATATGAATGAAATGGTTAAATAACATATGTGAAGCCTAAGTTCTTTAACTTATTTGCTTTGACCATCTTTCTGTAAGTCCTAAATTTTCTATGAAGTCAGAACAGGCCCCAGGCAGATGTGGGCAGATACCTTGGACAAGATGATATCAATATGAAGTAGGGACAAAATTGTGAAACCATTGGCTATTCATTTTGTTGTAGCACCATCAGATAACCTCTAGGACTTCTCCTTGCCCTCATTCAAAACAAAGGTTCAGTGGAGTCTTTGAGAATTATAGACTTTGGTAAACTATGTTATGCCAGAAATTGAGAGCCATATAAGATCATTGTACACCAAAGCATAATCTCTTTGAGGAAAGTCAACATGGTTCCatatgaagaagagaaggaaacaagtatttattaagcacctactatatgtcagattCTGTgtgaagtactttacaaatatctcatttgatcttcacaacaacattATGAGAAAGATATTATTACGgtttccattttacagtcaaggaaactgaggcaagtagaagttAAATAACATGGacaagatcacacaactattaagagtttgaggctgggtttgaattcatgATTTCCTGAATCAAGGTGCAGTACTCTACCCACTATATCACTTgcttgaaaaaaatttgaaaattctattattattcttaaaaggagtttataaagatattcttaagaAGATCTTTTCTGtataatttatttgaaattttggAAATCATTTGACACAATTCTATGTCAAAGGAAATAACATTACACTAAAGGGAATGCAAAAAAGTTTGGGCAAGTACAGCGAGATATCTAAATTGAAAATAGGAAACATTAATACTTATTTGGAAGAAGTAGGAAAAGTGAGACTCCCCAGGGATTCATGCTAGCTTGGTTCTAAATGAATGTTTTCATCAGTGATTAGAGTAAGGAAAAGATACCAAAATCTACAAGTTGGTAGTTCGTTGTTTTCTTATGTCACGGAATACTAATGGGTGGTCAATAGACGTGAGAATAACCTCTTACCTGGGGCATGCTTAGGAAAATGTCATGAGCTTCATAAGCAGGAGATTTAGATATCAGATGCCGAAACATTTGACAAAGGTAGAAAAGGTAGGAAAAAGCGACAGAGCACAGAGAATTAGTAGCTGTAGTTGGAAGTTGAGAGGTTTTTTTGGAATAAGTAAGAATGAGTTTCTTAAAATTCAGACACTGATACACTTTTGGTACAACTATGAACTTATATATAACAATTCTGGAGATCAATGtagaaccatgcccaaaaggccCTAAAATTATGTATTGTAGATCtgtctcccaaagagatcaaagaaaaaggaagtggatgcatatgtacaagaatatttgcAGCACTTCTTTTAGTAGTGGCAAGGAACTGGAacctgaagggatgcccatcaactggggaatggctaaacaagctgtgctacatggaaataaaagaatattattgtatcataagaaatgaaatacaaaatactttagaaaaacctgaaagacttatatgaactgaagcacaGTGAAGggcacagaaccaggaaaacattgcatacagtaatacaaatattatacaaagttcacctgtgaaggactaaattattatcagcagCGAAGGGATCCAAGATAATCTAAGGTatgcatgatgaaaaatgctatccacaaccatagaaggaactgttaTAATCTGAGTGCAGACTGAACCATACTTTTTTCGCTTTATTGACTTCATGacttttttcttgtatgtgcaatatatgtcttctttcatcacataaggaatatagaaatatgtattgcatgactcTATGGGTATAACTTCTGTCACAATATTTACAGtctcagggagagaggaaaagagggaaggagggagagaatctggatctcaaaaacatcaaaaaacaattgtaaaattatttctctatgtaattttaaaaatagcaaaaaataggaagaaatagaagaaaattgaaaaatttgaaaatcaaatttctattataacaaaataaagaatgcttttaaaaatgaatttcctaAAACTTGGAGCTAGGTAAAAATTTGATGGGCTCACTTGGGTTGAAGATGGTACTGAAATGCTGATCCTTGGAAATGTTAAAGGAATAGATTGTTGCCTATTAGAAATACTGGGAAGCTATTCTTGTGTGTTATAAGAGTATAGACAAATGTGCTCTATGGTTCCAGACTATGCTAGTTcctcaaaattgtttttgttgAGCTGTGTCTGCCATTTTATGATggcatttggagttttattggcaaagatactggagtgatgtgccatttctttctccacctctttttatggatgagcaaactaaggcaaacagggttatgtaccttgcccagattcacagctagtaagtgtctgagggcagattttaaatcatgaagatgagtctttctgactctaggcctggtcatctatccattgagccatctagttggCCTCAACCCTCAGATGCAAGATAATAGCAAACCTGCTTCTCCTTTTAAGATGAAATATCCTTGGTTGCTTTGAACAATGTTCTGATGGACTGACTTAAAAGTTCTTAGAATCTTGGCCATTTTCTTGAGAATATGACCCACAAATTTACCAGAATCCTTCCATCTGATAATTCAAATAATTCATGCTATATTGTACTCTGAGTCAACCTCTTTTAATCCTCCCTCCTTCACCTTCTAACAAAATATGTATTGAACAAATCCAGAGTAAAAATAATTGCTAGATCATTCATAAAAAAGGAATGAACTCCCTTTTCCTCAGTGTATGGATATGagactttttcttccttcacGCTAGGTCATTCCCTGGAAGCAGCTTCCTTTGGAGAACTTCACCATGGTCACTGAATTCCTGTTGCTGGGCTTTTCTAACCTCAACAAAATGCAGTTTGTTCTCTTTGGCGTCATTCTCTGCCTCTACCTGATCATTCTGAGTGGAAACATCACTGTTATCACTACAATCTGCCTGGAGCACAGCCTCCATACTCCTATGTACTTCTTCTTGAgtgtcctttctgtctctgagacATTGTACACTTTTGTCATCCTACCCAAGATGCTCCTCAACCTCTTATCTGTGCTCAGGACAATATCCTTCACCAGTTGTGCTGCCCAAATGTTCTTCCTTCTTGGTTTTGCCACCACCAACTGCCTATTGTTGGGTGTGATGGGTTATGACCGCTACACTGCCATCTGTCACCCTCTGCGCTACCCAGTCCTCATGAGCTGGTGGATCTGCAAGTTGATGGCAACCACTTGCGGTGTGAGTGGCTTTCTGTTTTCAATGATAGGAACGTTTTTGGTCTTCACCCTCCCCTTCTGCAACTCCAACAAAATTAATCACTATTTCTGTGACATTGCACCTGTCATTCATCTTGCCTGTGGGGACCCCTATATCAATGAAGCAATTATatttgttggtggagttgtggcACTTGTTGTACCTTGGATGTTCATCTGTATCACTTATGGCTTCATTATCAGAACTATCCTGAGGATCCCATCAactgaagggagaaagaaagcctTTTCCACCTGTGCTTCCCACCTCACAGTGGTTGTATTCCACTATGGATGTGCATCTTTTGTCTACTTGAGACCCTCATCCAAACATACATCTGACAAGGACAAACTGGTGACTGTGACTTACACCATCTTCACTCCTCTATTGAATCCTATGGTTTACACACTCAGAAACAGGGAAGTTCGGGTAGCCATTCAGAAGGTGATGCACTGGAGAGGATTTTCTCCTAAAGTCATATAACACAGATATAGACCTATATGCAAAAATCTATAAGCTACACATATAGTCATAGATATGGTTCAGGTGCTATTGTCTGGGCTTGATGCTTCTCAAACCTATTTAGAATTTTCGTCCTCTGGCCAGTTGCTACAAGTAGGTCAAGTACCAGGAAAAGGTGTACCACATATTATCAAATCTACTATGGGAAGAAATGTATTCTACCACCTAATTGTCCACTAGATTTAGAAAGATCTTAGAATAGTCTTtaaaaatacccttaccttccctcttggaatcaatattatgtattggttccatgacagaagagcagtaaggactagacaatgaggtttaagtgacttaccgagggttacacagccaggaattgtttcaggctagatttaaacccaggacctcccatccctaggcctggctctcaatccactgagctacccagctgcccccttagcaTGGTCTTTAAGAAGTGGTTGTTATATTTTAGGTCTCCTTTGAAACATGTCCTTATGTCAATGGAGTACAGGCACAGGGATCATATtctataagaaatataattgCAGTTATCTTGgaagatcattttcattattGGCTTAACCATTACTGGTAAAGTGACTTTAGACATGCAAGAATGGTACCAAGTATTGTTGTAAGATATTACACACCCAGTGGATGAAtattcacacaaacacacacatacacacatatacactcacACATTTTCACCTTTCTCCTGTCAATTTTTAAGTCAATTATATTAGGCactggatattaaaaaaaaaaaaaaacccaaaaccatgGCTCCTATCTTCAGGGAATTTACATTCCCTTAGgattagatagatgatagatagatagatagatagatagatagatagatacatacatacatacatacatacatacattgatgtatatatatatatatgtaaagataaataaatatatatatatatattagaagggagaaagaataaaCAACTAGAAGGATCAGTAGTAAGACTGGAAAAGGAATTAAAGGCATAAATGAAACAAGATGAAAGACAATAATTCTTATTttagaagacaagaaaaaatagggaaatgaTCTTCCCAGAGTCATGTAGCTATTAACTATCTGcatccagatttaaactcaggtcttccatatTCCAGGCCTCATGATCTAAGCATTTGCATGACCTTGGTGTTCCTATGATCAAGAATCAGTTGTAGTTAAATAAGACATAAAGGTATTGTTATGTTTTGATGAtcttaggaaaggaaaggaaagagaattaaaaagtGGTAGGAAAGGTAAAGAAAGTGGGGGGAACTTGTTAGGATGCAGCAGTGGAAACCAATATAAATGaaagatttggggaaaagatatatagctttctctttctctcccccatacatacaaacacatgtGCACACATCCATACATGCATATTTTGATGCAGAAATACATTAATCTCAGAAGGGAAATATAATTGTAGAAATACTAGATAAAATAGATCTCTAGTGAATATTgaataggaatttttaaaagggtATGTATATTTATTAGCTGTTAGTGACACTTTAGCAAAAATTGGCACTGTATTAAGACATAAAAACCTCAactacaaatacagaaaaaagaaatatcaaacacATTCTTTTCTGAAGGCAATGTAAGAAGATGGTGTTCAATAAAAATTTCAgtgaagaaataattaaaagtaataGGAACTAAATAAAGAAATTCTAAAGAATTGGTAAATCAGAGAAAAAACAGatagaaataagagaaagtaTCTAGAGCTAAGGACAAGTAGaacattctaattttttttatagcaaaggataaaattaaacaaataaaatgaaatgacaaaagaagaaaaattagaaaattaatcaattaaaatccaaataaataacaaaaatgcaaaTTCCTAAAATCAAAAaggtagtaataaaaataaaaggaagaaaaaacttctggaattaataaagaaaactagatttatttttaaccaATGAAAATCAAATTGTTAGTCTCACAGGTATGAAAAGAAttaataagaaatgaagaattaagagaaaatatTGGGTACTATTTTATTCCACCATATGCCAATAAAACCATGAACTCatgtgaaataaaaatttatgaaaatataaaatacacagattagtagaataagaagagaatttaaatcctaatttcagaaaaagaaactttaatGAGAGACAAATGAGTTATCAAATTGGAGGGATGGGATTGGGAAGAGGAAAACCCCAACAATGTTGAGATCAGTTATATTTACAAAGAAATTCTATCAAAgtttcaaagaacagttaatcccaatattgtggggttttccttaatggacttccctgaccagcagggtcccacaaggggaggggctcacctttgtgatgggaccggaggagaggtaggaaccgagaaccagggtggaaatgaaagacacggacaagtcagtggttggatagggcaggcaatccctatgatactccctttggtaggagagtatgagtacaaaggaacacaaggcggaggaggagattaaggtaggaaatgcaggccgagatggttacagcctcggggaaggagaaggtcaagaggagagagagacagtcattgaggagcccagtggagctccatgacagggagaaaggccaagagccaagaggaaattcatgggtttgcctctgaatttaatcctgtcctgcttgggcggtactcccaagcaggtagtaaccacatcacaaagtatagacaatcaagattgggtggcaaggtagagggaacacctttgggcgtgtagattgcaaaccgtgccttcctggggaattgagtccgagcatgtta
It includes:
- the LOC100033012 gene encoding olfactory receptor 10R2-like, with protein sequence MTHTSMNQGLFVFSLQMGDGNKVIPWKQLPLENFTMVTEFLLLGFSNLNKMQFVLFGVILCLYLIILSGNITVITTICLEHSLHTPMYFFLSVLSVSETLYTFVILPKMLLNLLSVLRTISFTSCAAQMFFLLGFATTNCLLLGVMGYDRYTAICHPLRYPVLMSWWICKLMATTCGVSGFLFSMIGTFLVFTLPFCNSNKINHYFCDIAPVIHLACGDPYINEAIIFVGGVVALVVPWMFICITYGFIIRTILRIPSTEGRKKAFSTCASHLTVVVFHYGCASFVYLRPSSKHTSDKDKLVTVTYTIFTPLLNPMVYTLRNREVRVAIQKVMHWRGFSPKVI